The Leishmania panamensis strain MHOM/PA/94/PSC-1 chromosome 12 sequence genome includes the window TTGCTGAGCCGTGTTCCGTACAATCTTCTCcccgcgtcgctgcagcagcgcatgacTCCCTATGACTACCAAACCAAGGCGATTCATTACGCCATCCTGCGCGGCCACGCATACTATCGACTGCCCGAATTTGTGCGGAGagcggtgagggaggaggcttACTATCAAGAGATGGTGCGGTAcgcagcggagcagctccAGCTGTACCCGTACGTGCATCAGAAGAGTATCGTCCTTTACACGAAGGAGACGCCGCTCTCCTACTACACCGGCGTCTTTGCTGAGCTGCTCAAGCAGGAGCAGAGCTACCACCGCCTGCCCAACTTCACCGCCATCGATGCACTGAATCTCCTCGGCATCGGGCGAAATCAGTACTTGCGGCTCACAAAAGAGGTGCGGAGTACGCTGCGCTGGCACGTCAGCCGCACGTACGTCAACGAGTGCTTGCCCAGGGAACTCGTGCCATCTGTCACGATTGATCCTTTCTGGGTTCTTGGAACGATCGACTACGCGGCCGATGTGCTCAAGAAGCGCTTTCAGGGGCTCTCACCGGAGGATGTGGCGCTGTATCGCATGATGGTCAGCAAAGGGACCGCCTCTGTCCGGCCTGAGATGCTGGCCACCTTACAGGTACCGCAGTCTATCTTTGCAAAGGACATCATCTACACATACGAGCTGCCaaaggaggcgctgcggcggctgtaCCAGCGCGGCCTGGTGTTTGCGAGCTTTGACGTCTCGCCAGACACGTATGTTGTAGTGCCGACACCGGGTGGAAACTTCGTGATGAACCGCACCTCTGATGATCcccaggagctgctgctgtaccgcgtgcTTTCCACCATAGATGATCGCACATCACTTAGCCTATTGGCCCAGCTCCTGATGATacacgaggaggacgtgTGCGGCGCAGTGCATCTTCTTCTGCGGTTGGGACTCGTGCAGTGGAAGTGCCCCTCGTTGCCACCGGGGCTGGATGTCGCTACGCTTGACGGGGTGCACCCCCACTGGCAAGAGGAAGTGGCTGCCCGCATCATTGCATTCACTCGCTACCAACTGCAGAACTCGATGGGCGGCCTCACCAAGCCCAGCGACACCGCTGGCGCTTGTGACCCCTTCCCCACTGTCAGCAATCCGCACCCGTCGAAGCGTATTGCCCTCCTCTACGACGTTACACTGACGGGCTTTCTCATGATGACAAACCTCAGCCACGACCCGACATTCAAGCAGCAGGCAGTAATGCTATATGAGGTAGGGAAGATGCCTTACGAGATGGTACCCGCCtttctggcgctgctggatcGCATAGACTGGAAAGAGATAGAGCGGTTTGGcggggaggcgaagaggtaCATCAACAGCGTCGTGTGTATGCGGTGTTTGCTTCATGCACTTTGCGAGGTGGTAGGGCCTGAAGGGGCCGTCGGGGTCGATCTGCTCAAAATCGAGTCGCTCAATGAGCTGGAGGCGACGACGCGTTACTCTGTGCTGGGGCGCAACTACTGGGCTTACGTCATCACGTCACCCGTCTCGGCAGCACCCCTCATTGACGTTGAGCTCAGCTGTGTCTACGGCAGCACGGTCAGCTTTATGACGTCGCCATGGATGCTGCTGTTTCTCTACAcgaagctgcagcgtgggcctccgtcgctgctgctcccgtTCGGGACGTTGCTGCATCGGTGGCCGCCGTTCCTGGATGAGCTTGAGGAGGCCCCTGAGAGTGAGGCAAGCGCGGAGGCGGGGCCACCCGTTATGGTGGGGTACAACGTGTTATTGCGGCAGCAGGCCATGACTCTCGATGCGGAGGTCAGCTACAATGACCTCAGCAActcgctcctgctgctcaaTGAAGTGACTTCCGCGGCGCCGGTATTTGTGCAGCAGGTAGTGCGTATACCGCTTGTCTTGCAGAAGGATGGCAGTGTGGTAGCCCACAGCGCCTATCAACATCTCGAGGTTGCGGTGCCGTTTTCGGTGTCCCAGTCGCAACTGTATCGACTCGTGGAGTCTTGTATTGCCGCACACCATCCGTCTGCGACGGCCGTCACTCTTGTCGACAACGCCCATGTAATGTGGAGTCTCTTAACagacagcgtcgccgccttGCGGCTGCAGGACTCTCTCGGCTACCTCACCTTCACCTTCACATATGAGCAGCTAGACGTTTTCGACGGTGCCCCGGCTACAGCACTCTTGTGTCAGCTGCATGCCGCGTACGTCGTCGATGTTGGTCTCGGAGTCCCCCTTACCCACGTCGAGGCATGCGAGCTGCTTGTTGACGCTATTCCTCGCTTGCTTAGCGAGGGTTGCAGTGAGCGTCACAACGCCGCAATGCGAGACTGCGTGGCTGAGTTTGGTGCCTTCCTCGAGCGCTACTCCACACTCACCCGCGCTGTGCACGCGAAGATGACGATACAGTCAACTACTACCACTGGCCCCGTGACGCAACATCACCTGCGCAAGATCGGTGGCGTCGGCGGTGCCCCTTATCCAGCGAGCTTACTGTCCTTCGATGGCACTTACCTGAGTGTTACGGACGATGCGGATCCGCTATCCGAGCAGTGGTGAGGAACGAGCGCCGCACTGCTTGCTCGTCCCACTTGTGACTTTGTTGCTGCTTTCAGCTTCTAAGAGGCCTCCGCGGCTGCCCGCGAGCTACTTACCCGTGCTGTACCTCCCCGCCACTACTTGTGCACCAGAGAACACTGGAAAAGAAAGCTACGAAACACATCTGAGAAGGGCATGAAATTCGCCTTGCACCCCATCCCTCCGGTCCCCTCCCGAGAATGATGGCTAAGCTGCGTTCCTTTCGGTCCGATTCgggcggggagaggggagaagctGATTCAGCTGGTGTGTTGTGACATAatgagcgccgctgcagtaGTGTGCTGCTGAGGTGAGGCGTTCTCTTACTTCTGAAGATGGGGGCTATCGGCTAGGCTGTTGAAGAGGCGCTGGGCTTACATGTACAGCGACAATTCACCCACATCTTTGCCTTCTGCGCTCCCTTGCCCGTTTCTTCTCTTGGCGAAGCTCCACCGCCATGGCATAGAGACGGCTGCCACGGCTGCTCCTCTGTCGGTACTTTCCTGCTTTTCCCTTCGTCCCTGCTGAAGGGGCCAATCCGAGCACGCGGCAGGTGCCTGCGGAAAACACGTACACATCTTACAggctctccctccctgtcctcctctctcacgaTTTCTTGACTTGGGGCGAGGCAGAatgcaggcggaggaggcgagacACGCAGCGCTACGGATAGAGGCATATCGGCTTGTTTCCCTTGGAGACCCCATCCCGCACAAGATTGAGTCCATCACAACGTATCGCACGCTCGTGTTTGTGGGGACTAGTGACAGCAAGGTGGCTGTGTACCGTGTAGAAGCCTGCAAAGAGAGCGCCGCACCACTGACGCTGTTGCAGGAAATCACGGAGAGTCGGCGGCACGCTGTGCGGCAGCTCACCGTTGTCGGTAAGTGTCGCCTGCTTGCCCTCGTCGGTGATGTCCTTGTTGTCTACCACATCCATGACGATACATCTCACTCTGCGAGCGGGTTTCAGCTGCGAGCCGTCACGACCATCACAGGGCACAAAGACACCATCGCCTTTCacgtgaagcagcagaagggcGTTATCTCcatggcagtgctgcagcggaaGCGCGTCACCCTCTACGAGGCTTCGCCTACCAACCTCGATTTTCTGCTAAAAGTGACCGTGGCGCTACCGGACGGGGTCAAAACTCTTAGCTGGATGGGGCGCAGCATCATCTTTGGTGGGCGCAAGGAATACTTGCTCtacaacaccaccaccgcctcgacATCAGTCCTCTATCCAACACCGCGGtctggcgcagcgccgcttgtGCTGCCCATGGCACCGGTGCCGGAGGTCCTCGTTGCCAGCGATGGAGCGGGCTTACGCACGCTCCTGtacgacggcagcgaggtGCCCGGCGACTCGCGTATACTGTGGGCGACACCACCGGCAGAAGTGCGTTACGAGCACCCGTATGTCGTCTCTCACCATccgtcagcgccgcaccACGCCTTGCAGATTCGCCTTCCTATGCTAGCCACGCTGGAGGACGCCACTGCTTACCCGAGGAGCTGCCTCTGCCAGACCATTGACCTCCCGAAGGTGGTGAAAGTGGCGCAGTGCCACTGGATCGACTACGACTGCGCCATGCCCTCAAGGTCCGCACCGCCGGATGTGTTGTCGTACTCCCCCATCGTCTTGGCAGATTCcgaccaccgcctccacctgcTCGTGCGCACCTCGGTGGCTGTTCAGGCAGaggccctcgctgccgcaaAGCTgttcgccgctgccgatcTTCTGTGCCGCCTGTGCCCTCACGAAGTCGCGCCGCCCACACTGCAGCGAATTGTGATGGCCGGGGCGCTGGACAAGTTTGTTGCCCAACAGGACTACGCCGGCTGTTTCCACGATTTCAGCACCATCGAGTCTGACCCCCGCGTGGCAATCCAGCTCTTTCCGGGGTTCCTGCGCCTTGACGAAACCCCATCGAGCTGCCCAGCGCTCCCTGCCGAGGCACCTGCCACCATCGTGGTGGCTGCTCTCCCAGCGTTGGCTGACTACCTGCACTCGCAGCGTGCCACATTGGTGCTGTTGAGCGGCAGTGCGTCTGCTGAGCCGGTGCAATCGCAGCTCAGGGCGGTGGACAGGGCACTCGTGATGTCACTTTGTGCactgaagagggaggaggcgctgatgGCACTACTGCGTGGCGAGATCGCCTGTGACGTAGCAGATGCAGCGGCTATCCTTCGCGAGCACCGGCAGTGGGTGGccctcacgctgctgctggaggcgcatGGTCAATACGATGAGGCGgtgtcgcagctgcaccacctcgttAGCacgagtgaggagaggacCGAAATACCGCAGCCCCAGCTTGGAGCGCTCCAAGAGTTGTTTCGGCGACATCCATTTCCTGCAGCGAAAGGGGATGACTATGTTGCGCAGTCCACTCTATGGGAGTGGCTAACGTCCTGCCCATCTGCGCATCCCCTCTCGACCGAGGACACAGCAGCGACATGTACCACTGCGACAGCAATGATGACTGCGCTGAACTTTTTTCGGCGTCGGCCGCTGACTCAGTTTCATCGACTGCTTGAGCAGCACTCTTCCTGGGTGTTTGGTGTGGTGCCCGCTGAGAGTGCTGTTCGCGTCTTTTTCTCTGAAGAGAATGTGCACCACTACGGCGTGgcactgcaggtgctgcaggcttACCCCGAGGCGCCCTGCACGACGCCACGGCTACTGCTTGTCGTCGAGTACCTTTTCCAGCTTCTCGccgacgtgcgtgtgcgggtgacAGAGCCTGTCATATACGAGCGCTATTGGAGAGGGCTCGGTGAGTTGCTCTTCGCTTCTCCCGTCAAAACTGTCATGGAGACGGAAAAGCgtcagcggctgcgcgacCGCCTTCACGAGTTCCTGCTGACATCGCCGCACGTGAATCTTGAGTCGGCCGCGGCTTACTTTAATGCAGCAGACATACGGTCGAGGTGCCTTCCTGAGCGGGCTGTGGTGCATCGGCGTCAGGGTAGCCACCAAGCGGCCATTTCAATGTTTCTGAATGAATCTGAATGCCTGGCTGACGCAACTGCCTACGCTAGAAGCGTGTATgctgacggcagcagcgacgccttcACAGCGCTcctcgaggcgctgctgagacCCACTGCGGGCGCGCCGCGGGTGACGGAGGCCCTTGAGGTCATGAACACGTGTGACGGCAtagacgctgctgctgtgctgccaATGCTTCCAGATGAAATGGCGTTTTCACAGGTCAGCAGCTTTCTGCTCCATGCGCTACGTGCCAACACGACAGCGTGTCGTGCTTCCGCTGTGTATAATAGTATCTTACAGGCGAAGAGACTCCAGAGTGAGGAAAGCTGCATTCGCCTTTCCTCACGTGCCGTCGTGCTTGAGGAAGGGATGGTGTGCCCCGTGTGCCAGCGCCGGCTCCGTCCAGATACGGTGCTCGCGGTGTATCCCAACAATGTCATGCTGCATCAAGGGTGCGCATTGGAtgagcacgtgtgcgcggcCACTCTCCACGACTACCGCCATGATGCGTATGCGACTCTCGAGGACTTGTAGAGGGAGCGCCGGGTCTTTGCGACGAACGCCTTGGTGGCtagcaagggggaggggtgcatgCGAAGgtcccgctgccgccgcccttgtATGTCGATGCCGGCATACCTGCAATACATTgttggggtggggggtggcAGAGCTCCAAAGGCTGGGGATGGATGCAAGGCTCTCATACTCCCCTTAGacctgctgcttctctttgcaGTGGGGCAAGCGCTCTGCTTATCGGCTGGTGTGTCCGCCTACGTggctctcctcccccgcttccTGTAGCCTCATCGATGGGGGCTACTCGACCTGTGGGATTCAATGTGGGTAtacatgcgtgtgtgtgtgtgtgtgtgtgtggatgcaCTGTCGTTTGTGCCGTGTTTTCGGTTCTCCTCCTAGTGGCTGCATCCTTTCGCAAAATACTTGTCCTGTCATTGCTCTTGCGTCTTTGTCTGCTGAGGCCTCCCGTGTGGGCAGCCTGCGTGTGATTGGGCTCCACCGACACAGTGAAGCACACGGACAGAAATAAAGTCgagcgccgccttctcctcgtaTACCATTGACGacactccctctcttcacgttgtcactctctcttcctgaGAATTCCTGCTAACTCCTCGGGCACACCCACTCCATTTCCTGTGCCTGCGCGGTACCaactcccctcctccccccttctcggTGAATGCTATTCgcttcaccgccgctgctttaTTGCCTGTGCGCTCTGCTACCACCTTTCGCTGCACTTCGCCACTGTtgtcccctcctcttcgttggcaccaccactgcttgCCCCACATACCCGCGCTCATACAGAGGGACGCACGTTAGCGACGCGTCTCATTCTTGAGGATGGTAGTCATGCCCAGCCGTCTGGACGCCTTCGTCAAGTCGATCATTTTCCCTCGCCCGAAAGTCGCCACCTATGACACCTCCACCCGTCCTAACAAACTCGTCCACATCCCCCTTGTCGACCCACTCACCCATCTCGAAACCGGCGTCTTCACCTACGGCTATCTGCTCGTGAACCCCAAGGCAACACACGTCCTTTTGTATGCCCACCCCAATGCCGTAGACATCGGGATAGCCTACAAGGAGCTCCGATACGTGGGCAAAGAGGCCTCCGTCAGCGTGTTGCTCTTCGAGTACTCCGGCTATGGTCTCACCCACACTCCCATCACCGAGGCGAGCATTCATCAAGACACGCTTTCTGCCTACTTCTTCCTGTGCCGCTACTTTGGTGTGTCTGCAAATCAAGTCATCCTCTGCGGCCGCTCACTTGGCTCCTCTCCCGCCGCATTTTTGGCCGCTTTCCTTCCGCCGCCCCTGAGCCCCTGCCTGCTCATTCTCCAATGCCCTTTCACTGCGCTTAGCGACTGCATCAACGAGTTCTCGCAGAACGCTGTGTCCATTGCGAACTTTCTGGGGTACAACTGGTTTCGCACAATCGACATAATTACAGACGTAAGTTGCCCAGTTGTGCTTCATCACGGCACCCACGATACCACTGTGAGCATCAACCACTCCTACGCTCTTCAGCGGGCCCGTGACACCGCTGCGAAACCATGCGTGACCTACCTTTACCAGGAGGACGGTAAAGGCCACAATGACCTCAGCTCTGCCACTTTGGTTCGCATCATTAGAGAGCGCGTCGTCACGGAGGCCCTCCCACTGCTGACGCTGCACCACTCGAGGCTCTTCTTGGCGAACTCGCCGGTCTACGAGCGACTTTTCTGCAACGACAGCGGGTCGGGGTTTGCCACGTTGAAGGAGGCCACGGCGTCCTGGTCGGCAAAGTTGTCCCTTCACTTTTGCGCACCGCCGCTAGATCGGCTGTATGTGCTGCTCACAgcgagtgtgtgcgccttCACAATGAAATGCGCGCGAGTGTGGCAGACGTACTGCGCCCTCATAAAAAAGAATTTGtgtggcggcgcggtgcaggAGCGCTGCCCAAAGGATGTGTTCATACGCCGGTGCCTGGCGTGCTGGGGGAGTCCCCTTGCCGTCCACATCGCCGTACAGCGTGTGAACTCGACGCGGGAGGTGCGCTGCTTCGGCTTCGCCACCTGCCGTGACGCAATGCTGGATGCACCGGCTCTGTACCAGACAAAATCCACAGAGCCACTTCTAAGCGTGCTGGAAATCGCTGTGACGCCCGGCCTCTTGTCGTGCATGAGGCGGTGCCTCATTACCGCTCCTAACATgctggaggacgacgagATACCATGCTTTGTGCAGCACGACACAGTTGGCGCATTGCAACTCGAGTGTGAACGTGCCGTGGCTTTTCTCACCAACGAAGACAAGCAGCGCCTGTGTGCCTTTCTGAAGGACATGGACGCCGGCTTCAGGAAGAATCTCACCAACAAGGCATATGAGCGACTGCGGCGCTCATCCTCCAAGTCTCCCACAAAGGGTTCAGAGTCGTttgaggagctgaaggagtgGCTTCGGCCGTGGATGCGCGCGAGTGGGACAGACATGCAAgcgctggcgcaggaggTACCATGGGACGACTACCTTCTGCGCGGCCGGTCTGCTGCTCACCAGCGCGTGCTGAGTGAGACCATGAGCTGGACGGAGTGCTGCCAAGCAATGGAGGAGAGCGAAGTGGTGTTGCAGATCTACACTCTCTTTCAAGAGATGTCCGCGCAGTATATGCGGCCCACATTTGACTCtcatgccgccgccgcggcaccgACTGCTTGAAGAACGACACTACGCCACATCTTGgcttgttttcttcttttttccaCAATAAAACTTTTGCTGACATTTTGTCTCTTGCCTGGCGAGTGTAATGAAGTCCTGACTGATGCCAACCACCGCAGTGCACGGCATCTCAGTGGTTTGCACCTTTCCTCTCAAAAGGTGGGGAGGCTAAGCAGCCTGCAGCTTGCCTTCAAGCAGGCGTCTGCATGGACACGTGATATCAGCGGGGAGGTCTGGCCTGGCACTATGCGGAAGTGGCGTGCGGTTACAATGACGGCTGTACAGGCTCACGCCGAATCCTGTCGATACTGCTACAACTATGCGAAATTCGGACCGCTGTTGCACTGGTATTGTGGTACCACTCGCCCTCCAATTTTTCCTATCTTGCTATGAGAGCATCAGACCCGGCGTTGCGCCCGACATGCTACGTGGGATTCGCCAACCCTTCGGGGCTCGAAGCCTACCGCCTTTCACGCTATCGCCTTTCACGCAGTGATGCGATCACGTGCATCCCACCCGAAGTGCTTGGGATTCCCCTCGCGGGGtgtccaccgctgctcctctgtgtgCCTCCAGGACGACAGACTGTGAGCTCTCTGTGCGCAGACACATGCCTATGCACGGGTCCCTCCCGCTTGTGGCGGCGTGCACTGTCAAGCATAGCTGGCATGGTGTGCCACATTTAAGGAGGGTATGTGGGagagcagaggagcagcggttATGGACGGAAAAGACGCGCGGAGATCCACGCCAATGAACGCCgaggtgcatgtgtgcgaaACCCGCGGTATCTCCGACATCCCACCGGGTGGGCTAATGCGGCACGGATGCCGGAAGCATGGCGGGAGCGGCCCGAATGGCGCCATCGAGTCCTCTAGACTCCTCTGTGGAGAGTCTACACACCACGTTATGGCATGCCGCGGCGGGGGGCCTCCGGGGTCCGCGGGCTGGGGCTGGCCGGCCTGCTCCTCGGCCCCCCCGGCgtgcgccacggccgccCCCCTGTTACCCGCACGGCAGACgacgcccccgcccccgcccaTTGAGCAGGATGCCGGAGGCGGCCCGCGTGGATCAAGGCGTGCCCCCCACTCCGGTTTGTGTAGCGCCGACAGCGCAGCCTGCTGCCGAGTTGGACGAGGGGCGgttgcgtgtgcgcctgaATTGGCTGGCTTGTTCGCGGTGGAGTGGACCCGTCGAAGAAGAAAATGCGTATGTGAGTTGTCTTTGTTGTTCTCCTGTGGTTTTACAGCTGTTAGCGCATCTTTTGGGTCACTCGTGTTATCTCCCCCTTCGTGTTTTCTGCGGTCGAGTCTTTGTGACCCCTGTGTGCCCTCTTCTGTGTCCCTCTGCGCATTTGTGTGTGCCCTTAGTGCCcagcacatgcacacactcCGTTGTGCAGGTTTGCGTTTGCAGatgtgtctctccctctctattAATGGTTGTGTATAGGTGCGCGTatcgcgtgtgtgcgagtaTTTCCCTTACCTCTGCGTGTTTCTTTGCGCTGTGTTTCTGGGGCatctaccccccccccctccactatGAAGGTTTGCTGTACGGCGCGTTTTCATTTTGGTCTCAATTCTTCATTTTGTGCAACCTTTGATCTTTTCCGATGCTCGCCTGTATCTTGTCACCAACTGCTGTCGTATCCACGTTAAGTTCATGAGGTGTAATGCGTCAAGTCGAATCGACTGACCGCTGCGGTTGTtggcgcacctcctgctTCACATGTGGTGGTCCCAGAGTAGTGGGGCACACTCATTAtggtagggggagggacgtTGTAGCGCGCTCCTCAAAAGGAGTTGGACCTCTTCTGAAGGAACAACTCTGTGTACTAGAGGAACGAGAGAACGTTACGGAATGCTTATCCTCGTTGCTTACTGCTGAGGAGGCCAGGTGGTTCTGCTAGGCACGCACAGGCTCATCTGCACCCACCTCCACGCATTGTTACACCCCGAACGCACTGATTCAGCCCGCCATTGGGGGTATTCCAAAGATATTTCAGTTTCTGTCGGAGGACTATGCCGAGGAAGAAGCAACTGAGCCGTGCTGTACTCCTTACCACACTCACTTTCTCCCTTACCCTCCTTCACCGACTGGGAGATGCATTTTCCCGCGTAGAGGTACCTTGGCAAAACGTACAGACCCATGCACGTACCCCTGTAGCATCTATTCttgaggtgtgtgcgtgtcttgcATGACACTCATGCATGCCCTCAGTTAATGATGCGCGTCAACATCGGAAACGGGTAGGGAAGGATGTGCGCGATGGAAGCCCCATGACGACAACGAAACAGCCTCAAGTAACATCTGAATGGTCGTCTGTATGCACCAGGTGCTCGTATTGCTAAAGAAAAATACGAATAAGGCTTGCAGTGGTCTGTACGTATTCATCTATTTCTGCCTTGTGTGAATGTTTTGAATCTCTTACggttttctttctctctacgTGGTATGTTTCCTTCGGTGAAAGCTGCACTGCTGTGTCCATACCAAAGGAACGGGCGTTTATCACAacacgctctctctttcaccgtCTGTTCGTGTCCCCCCCCTTTCGACGCGCGCGTCATTTTTCTCGTTATCCGCTGCGCGGCTCGGAAGAAGCGCCactgcgcctctctttccttctttgtaagtttcctcctttctttcttgtTCGTTTCTGCGCATTGCGTCTGCAGTTGGCACGCCACAACAGTGCCGGGGGGTGAGCAAGCCGCAAGCCAATAAACTCTTTGCCGCGCTGAGTCAAGGGCGAGgtgagaagaaggagagctGCGGACGAGTGATGCGACCTCAAAGCGACACCGAAGTGAGAAAAGTTGCACTGCTGAAGTTTCCGCCAATGACTGGCACACAGAAGAAAAATTGAAACAAAGCACCCACAACCGTACACTACGCTCCAATACCAAATACTGCAAAccatctcttctcttgcgTTGTTATTGCTGTTGGCGCCTCCTGAAGGTACGCATGACCAACACCCGCTAACCTACTGAAAGCCTCCGCTCATAGCTCCGTGCGCGGAGGTAGGGACGCACATTGTACTCTACCGTGCAGCTGGCGTGCGCATCATGGCTGCTGTCGCTATGGTCACCTCCACCAGCCGCAAATCACTGGCTAAGGGCAAATAAAGACACGAATATTGTTTTACATCCTCCCTTGCTTTGCGTCCTTCCAAAGTGCATCGCACCAAGGGCGCCTCATGGTGTGCGCCGAGGGGGGAGCGCTGTGGTTTTTATCCCTATTGAGAGAAGGATTGTAGGGAAGTTCATTAGGACACCTCCGTGGTTGCTCACTCGGGCCACCTATGCTATTTTGCAAGAGACCTTTTCTTCTAGTCCAGCGCCACTGTACACAGATATATACTGCAGCGCTAGGGGCTTTTGCGTTATTCTAGCTTCGCACATTCGTGAGTGTagatctctctctctctccggctcacccctctctctcgtattTTTCCCCACCACTCTCCGGTCTTGGTGATTTTTTATTCATTATCGTGCGCTTCTCCTATTGTTCCTGCACCTGCTTCTCACtagctctccctcttcctcgtcatTGTACTTCTTCGTTCCTCGCGGTCGTGGACTACCTCGAGAACGACACAGAGGTCTTGCTACTCAGACAAGCACGCGTACCCCCAGGGTTcgtgcacagcagcgctgagggCTGTGTTGCGTCTCACCAGTCTTTTTCCGATCGCTTTCTCAGCATTTTTGTTTCAAACTTTAGTCCTGTCTAACACCACCACAATGACGTCGCTGCGCCGTGATGACCCCAATACCATACCTagctcgtcgtcgtcagaGAATAGTCCCCTTGGCTGGGCGCGGCCAAATGAGCGCCTCATCGATCTCCTCACTCGCCCGCGCGCGCACGGTGGCTACGGCGGCCGTCTCAGCTACGCGGGATTTGCTACGTTAGCCGCGTCCCTGGGGTGGAATCAGGAGGATATAGACGACTGCTGGTACGACATCGTGATGGGTGAGCCGTGCGCCGAGGCAGTCGATATGGCACGCGTGGCggagtgcgtgtgcagctACTGCCTTGCCTCTCCACTTCCCATGCTGGAACGTTGCACCACCGTTGAATCGATTCCGGCTGAGCCCGCAACACCACCTCGGCAGGTGTCGCTCTCCACAGACCGGAACACAACAGTGTTGCTTTCTCCTCCTACCCCGCCGTCCCGCATGGCGGAAGCCGTTGCACTTGCCACCCTagagaaagacaagaagGAGCGCGCAAGGACCGAAACAAAACCACCAAACCTACAAACTTCGTCGCAACGCAGGCGCTCACTCTTGAACGCCTTCCCTCGATACGCGGTGGAAACGGTGTCAAGCGAGCACAGGAAAACTTGCGTGTCGCCGTGCCACCAATCTCACAAAGTCCAAAGCGAGCGAGCTGCAACACATTCGCCACGACGCGCGTCGGCAGCCCCTGCGACGCCACGCACTTCCGGGGCTTCAGGTAGCACAGTGTTCTTGCGCTTGTACGAAAAAGGAATGGAGCAGCACCAAAAGCGAACATCTGCCAGACCGGCTGACGAGACCGCGGCCGAGTGCACCTTCCAGCCTCACATCACCCCGTATACAACGAAGGCTCCTGACACGAGGGACGTTCAGTACAATAGGCCAACGAAGTCCTACTTCGCAAAGCTGACAGCGCAGGAAGCTCAGCAAGACCTCCTGCATGCCACCCCAGAAACGCCGCGGGTGACGTACCATCCTGCACCAGGTCCATCATCCAGCGTCCCAACAGGCTATGTCGAAGGCGTAGCACGACTCCGAAGCTACATCGCCTCTCGCTACACGCGCAGAAGTTTTGAGGGCAGTCTACGAGCAAGCACTTCAACCGACGTCGCGCGTCTGATGGAGGCACCAATACTGCGGCTCCCAATCACTGTCGGCG containing:
- a CDS encoding hypothetical protein (TriTrypDB/GeneDB-style sysID: LpmP.12.1000), with protein sequence MASSVDGADLQQALLSRVPYNLLPASLQQRMTPYDYQTKAIHYAILRGHAYYRLPEFVRRAVREEAYYQEMVRYAAEQLQLYPYVHQKSIVLYTKETPLSYYTGVFAELLKQEQSYHRLPNFTAIDALNLLGIGRNQYLRLTKEVRSTLRWHVSRTYVNECLPRELVPSVTIDPFWVLGTIDYAADVLKKRFQGLSPEDVALYRMMVSKGTASVRPEMLATLQVPQSIFAKDIIYTYELPKEALRRLYQRGLVFASFDVSPDTYVVVPTPGGNFVMNRTSDDPQELLLYRVLSTIDDRTSLSLLAQLLMIHEEDVCGAVHLLLRLGLVQWKCPSLPPGLDVATLDGVHPHWQEEVAARIIAFTRYQLQNSMGGLTKPSDTAGACDPFPTVSNPHPSKRIALLYDVTLTGFLMMTNLSHDPTFKQQAVMLYEVGKMPYEMVPAFLALLDRIDWKEIERFGGEAKRYINSVVCMRCLLHALCEVVGPEGAVGVDLLKIESLNELEATTRYSVLGRNYWAYVITSPVSAAPLIDVELSCVYGSTVSFMTSPWMLLFLYTKLQRGPPSLLLPFGTLLHRWPPFLDELEEAPESEASAEAGPPVMVGYNVLLRQQAMTLDAEVSYNDLSNSLLLLNEVTSAAPVFVQQVVRIPLVLQKDGSVVAHSAYQHLEVAVPFSVSQSQLYRLVESCIAAHHPSATAVTLVDNAHVMWSLLTDSVAALRLQDSLGYLTFTFTYEQLDVFDGAPATALLCQLHAAYVVDVGLGVPLTHVEACELLVDAIPRLLSEGCSERHNAAMRDCVAEFGAFLERYSTLTRAVHAKMTIQSTTTTGPVTQHHLRKIGGVGGAPYPASLLSFDGTYLSVTDDADPLSEQW
- a CDS encoding hypothetical protein (TriTrypDB/GeneDB-style sysID: LpmP.12.1010); the protein is MQAEEARHAALRIEAYRLVSLGDPIPHKIESITTYRTLVFVGTSDSKVAVYRVEACKESAAPLTLLQEITESRRHAVRQLTVVGKCRLLALVGDVLVVYHIHDDTSHSASGFQLRAVTTITGHKDTIAFHVKQQKGVISMAVLQRKRVTLYEASPTNLDFLLKVTVALPDGVKTLSWMGRSIIFGGRKEYLLYNTTTASTSVLYPTPRSGAAPLVLPMAPVPEVLVASDGAGLRTLLYDGSEVPGDSRILWATPPAEVRYEHPYVVSHHPSAPHHALQIRLPMLATLEDATAYPRSCLCQTIDLPKVVKVAQCHWIDYDCAMPSRSAPPDVLSYSPIVLADSDHRLHLLVRTSVAVQAEALAAAKLFAAADLLCRLCPHEVAPPTLQRIVMAGALDKFVAQQDYAGCFHDFSTIESDPRVAIQLFPGFLRLDETPSSCPALPAEAPATIVVAALPALADYLHSQRATLVLLSGSASAEPVQSQLRAVDRALVMSLCALKREEALMALLRGEIACDVADAAAILREHRQWVALTLLLEAHGQYDEAVSQLHHLVSTSEERTEIPQPQLGALQELFRRHPFPAAKGDDYVAQSTLWEWLTSCPSAHPLSTEDTAATCTTATAMMTALNFFRRRPLTQFHRLLEQHSSWVFGVVPAESAVRVFFSEENVHHYGVALQVLQAYPEAPCTTPRLLLVVEYLFQLLADVRVRVTEPVIYERYWRGLGELLFASPVKTVMETEKRQRLRDRLHEFLLTSPHVNLESAAAYFNAADIRSRCLPERAVVHRRQGSHQAAISMFLNESECLADATAYARSVYADGSSDAFTALLEALLRPTAGAPRVTEALEVMNTCDGIDAAAVLPMLPDEMAFSQVSSFLLHALRANTTACRASAVYNSILQAKRLQSEESCIRLSSRAVVLEEGMVCPVCQRRLRPDTVLAVYPNNVMLHQGCALDEHVCAATLHDYRHDAYATLEDL